A stretch of Kwoniella dendrophila CBS 6074 chromosome 2, complete sequence DNA encodes these proteins:
- a CDS encoding actin-like protein ARP6 — translation MTTPPIVILDNGAYSIKAGISGIDSEPRIFPNSIARARNEKKVYVSDEIDQCKDLSGIVYRRPFERGMLVNWDAEKIVWDRIFSSSGLNINPAESSLLVTEPYFNLPNIAETYDQMVFEEYEFQSYFRCTPAALIPYGGLFENEFGVSPECTIIIDVGYSYTHVIPLRDGQIIWEHVKRIDVGGKLLTNHLKHLISFRQWNMIDQTHVVNDVREACGYVSMDWKKDLELCKQDPKNNPIVQEYVLPDFSSRSSSRTGYIRSGPNAKLPEVTQKNGDQNSTNGNGNAKKYVEDEEEQILVMGNERFTGPELLFNPSDIGLKQSGLPETILHVISMMPEELRGMYWAHIGIFGGLGNIEALGERLERDLQALCPVDYEIGIYEAFDPASPPYVAATSLTASDIYLSTYPVTKSEYQEYGSSICRRRFGGPIYNVNPPGFTSGEISGEIDEDERERRYAMGLESKKGKGSGKRKDEELGEEEVISGNWGGRRRRGGGGLL, via the exons ATGACCACCCCGCCGATAGTGATTCTGGATAACGGGGCATATAGTATTAAAGCTGGAATCAGTGGTATAGATTCGGAACCCAG GATCTTCCCAAACTCTATAGCTCGTGCAAGGAACgaaaagaaggtatatgTAAGCGATGAGATCGACCAGTGTAAGGATTTATCAGGTATAGTTTATAGAAGACCTTTTGAACGT GGTATGTTAGTTAATTGGGATGCAGAAAAGATAGTTTGGGATAggatattttcatcttctggatTAAAT ATAAATCCAGCAGAATCTAGTTTATTAGTCACAGAGCCatatttcaatttacctaatatAGCTGAAACATATGATCAGATGGTatttgaagaatatgaatTCCAAAGTTATTTTAGATGTACAC CTGCTGCATTAATACCTTATGGAGGAttatttgaaaatgaatttggGGTTTCACCTGAATGTACAATAATAATTGATGTTGGATATTCATATACTCATGTTATACCATTAAGAGATGGTCAAATAATCTGGGAACACGTGAAAAG GATCGACGTTGGAGGTAAACTCCTAAcaaatcacctaaaacacttGATATCGTTCAGACAATGGAATATGATTGATCAGACTCATGTTGTAAATGATGTTAGAGAAGCTTGTGGATATGTTAGTATGGATTGGAAGAAGGATTTGGAATTGTGCAA ACAAGATCCTAAGAATAATCCAATAGTACAGGAAtatgttttacctgatttttcatcaagatcaagctcACGTACGGGATATATACGTTCTGGCCCCAATGCTAAACTACCCGAAGTAACCCAAAAGAATGGTGATCAGAATAGCACAAACGGGAATGGAAATGCTAAGAAGTAtgtggaagatgaagaagaacagatACTGGTCATGGGTAATGAAAGATTTACTGGACCTGAATTGCTTTTTAACCCTTCTGATATCG GACTGAAACAATCTGGATTACCTGAAACTATATTACATGTCATATCGATGATGCCTGAAGAATTAAGAGGAATGTACTGGGCTCATATTGGTATTTTCGGTGGTTTAGGGAATattgaagctttaggtgaaagacT AGAAAGGGATCTACAAGCTCTTTGTCCGGTAGATTATGAGATTGGAATATATGAAGCTTTCGA CCCCGCTTCTCCACCATATGTAGCAGCAACATCATTAACAGCATCCGATATTTATTTATCTACCTATCCAGTAACGAAATCagaatatcaagaatatGGATCATCAATATGTAGACGTAGATTTGGTGGACCAATTTATAATGTTAATCCACCAGGATTTACATCAGGTGAAATCAgtggtgaaattgatgaagatgaaagagaaagaagatatgcAATGGGATTAGaaagtaaaaaaggtaaaggttcaggaaaaagaaaagatgaagaattaggtgaagaagaagttatAAGTGGTAATTGGggtggtagaagaagaagaggaggaggtggtttGTTGTAA